Proteins found in one Methanospirillum hungatei JF-1 genomic segment:
- a CDS encoding CoB--CoM heterodisulfide reductase iron-sulfur subunit A family protein codes for MAENTEPRIGVFVCHCGTNIAGSMSIDDVVNYAKTLPYVAVADQYQYMCSTPGQKKIDDAIKEYNLTGVVVAACSPRLHEPTFRTATKEGGLNPFRFEMANIREQNSWVHMHGMWDEATQKAKDQVRMAVAKAAKLEDLVPKSVPVEKTAMVVGGGVAGMQAALDLASAGIKTYLIERTPTIGGRMSQLDKTFPTLDCSQCILTPKMVDVGRHPNIEMMTYTEVEKVEGYIGNFDVTLRKKARGVLTPTEATAKGIVGGGCNGCGDCSAVCPVIKPNPFEMGMAPRKAIYIYHAQVMPLIYTVDFDSCVKCGLCVEACGDKKAIDLEMQDEFITVKVGTAVLATGYELFPIENKREWGYKQFDNVINALEFERLICASGPTGGHLVRPSDGKTPMKVGFVLCAGSRDNTGIGKPYCSRFCCMYSLKHAHQIMEKIPGAVAYLFYMDIRSFGKMYEEFYYRIQHEGAKFIRGRVANVLEDKETKNLHVFTEDTLLGRPVDVEVDLLVLAAAVQPNEGANELRKKFGVSASQDGWMLEAHPKLNPCGTTTAGVFLAGVCQGPKDIPDTVAQAEGAASAASIPIHMGEVELEPYFAMCIDELCAGCGMCVNLCPYSALSLGEKNGRTVMVVTEAKCKGCGTCGGFCPGGAIKMQHFTTPQIVAQIDAFFAGGEQ; via the coding sequence ATGGCAGAAAATACTGAACCAAGAATCGGTGTCTTTGTGTGCCACTGTGGTACCAACATCGCAGGATCAATGTCCATCGATGATGTCGTCAACTATGCAAAGACACTCCCCTATGTAGCTGTTGCTGACCAGTACCAGTACATGTGTTCAACCCCCGGTCAGAAGAAGATTGATGATGCAATCAAGGAATACAATCTGACCGGTGTTGTTGTTGCAGCATGTTCACCCCGTCTTCACGAACCAACCTTCCGTACCGCTACCAAGGAAGGAGGATTGAACCCGTTCCGGTTCGAGATGGCAAACATCCGTGAGCAGAACTCATGGGTTCACATGCACGGGATGTGGGACGAAGCAACCCAGAAGGCAAAAGACCAGGTCAGGATGGCTGTTGCAAAGGCAGCAAAACTTGAGGATCTCGTTCCAAAGAGTGTCCCTGTCGAGAAGACCGCAATGGTTGTCGGTGGTGGAGTCGCCGGTATGCAGGCTGCCCTTGACCTTGCCAGTGCAGGAATCAAGACCTACCTGATTGAGCGGACCCCGACCATCGGTGGCCGGATGTCCCAGCTTGACAAGACCTTCCCGACCCTTGACTGTTCCCAGTGTATTCTCACACCAAAGATGGTGGATGTCGGCCGACACCCGAATATCGAGATGATGACCTATACCGAGGTTGAGAAGGTAGAAGGGTATATCGGGAACTTTGATGTCACCCTCCGCAAGAAGGCCCGTGGTGTTCTGACCCCGACCGAAGCAACCGCCAAAGGAATCGTTGGTGGTGGCTGTAACGGGTGTGGAGACTGTTCTGCAGTCTGTCCGGTCATCAAGCCAAACCCGTTCGAGATGGGAATGGCTCCACGAAAGGCCATCTACATCTACCATGCCCAGGTCATGCCTCTTATCTACACCGTCGACTTTGACTCCTGTGTCAAGTGTGGTCTGTGTGTTGAGGCCTGTGGTGACAAGAAGGCAATCGATCTTGAGATGCAGGACGAATTCATCACCGTAAAGGTTGGAACTGCGGTCCTTGCAACCGGATATGAACTCTTCCCGATTGAGAACAAGAGAGAGTGGGGATACAAGCAGTTTGACAACGTCATCAATGCTCTCGAGTTTGAGCGTCTGATCTGTGCATCCGGTCCGACCGGCGGTCACCTTGTCCGTCCAAGTGATGGTAAGACCCCGATGAAGGTCGGATTTGTGCTGTGTGCAGGTTCCAGAGACAACACCGGAATCGGAAAGCCATATTGTTCCAGGTTCTGTTGTATGTACTCACTCAAGCATGCTCACCAGATCATGGAGAAGATTCCGGGTGCCGTTGCATACCTCTTCTACATGGATATCCGGTCCTTTGGTAAGATGTACGAGGAGTTCTATTACCGTATCCAGCACGAAGGTGCCAAGTTCATCCGTGGACGTGTCGCCAATGTGCTTGAAGACAAGGAAACGAAGAACCTCCACGTCTTTACTGAAGATACCCTGCTCGGCCGTCCGGTCGATGTTGAAGTCGATCTCCTCGTCCTTGCAGCAGCAGTCCAGCCCAATGAAGGTGCAAACGAGCTTCGGAAGAAGTTCGGTGTATCTGCATCACAGGACGGCTGGATGCTTGAAGCACACCCGAAGTTAAACCCCTGTGGTACAACGACTGCAGGAGTATTCCTCGCCGGTGTCTGTCAGGGACCAAAAGATATTCCTGACACCGTAGCACAGGCAGAAGGTGCAGCATCCGCAGCATCTATCCCGATTCATATGGGCGAAGTCGAACTTGAGCCATACTTTGCCATGTGTATTGATGAGCTGTGTGCCGGTTGTGGTATGTGTGTCAACCTCTGTCCCTACTCAGCTCTCTCACTGGGTGAGAAGAACGGCAGAACCGTTATGGTTGTTACCGAAGCCAAGTGTAAAGGCTGTGGTACCTGTGGAGGATTCTGTCCAGGTGGGGCAATTAAGATGCAGCACTTTACCACACCACAGATCGTAGCACAGATTGATGCATTCTTTGCAGGAGGAGAACAGTAA
- the hdrB gene encoding CoB--CoM heterodisulfide reductase subunit B: MHEYAFFLGCIAPNRYPGCEASAIKTSEKVGIKLLPLKGASCCPAPGAFGSIDLNVWYAMAARNLVLAEEMKKDIALICNGCYKSIWEVNHILKHNDELRDNVNEVLAEIDMQFKGTIDVWHLAELYYDDKVCGVQKIKDSVTTPLSGAKVAAHYGCHLMKPKKERHFGDTENPMWFEELIGALGAEPIQYRNKMQCCGAGGGVRGYDIVHALDITNEKLINIQEAGADAITELCPFCQLQFDRGQIEIKEKFGDVYNIPVLHYNELLGLAQGMSPQDLALDLHAIDCTPFLQKVL; encoded by the coding sequence GTGCACGAATACGCATTTTTCCTAGGGTGTATTGCACCAAACCGGTACCCCGGCTGTGAGGCGTCTGCCATTAAGACCAGTGAAAAGGTCGGTATCAAGCTCCTCCCGCTGAAGGGTGCCAGCTGTTGTCCTGCTCCCGGTGCATTCGGGTCCATTGACCTGAACGTCTGGTACGCAATGGCAGCACGAAACCTCGTTCTTGCTGAGGAGATGAAGAAGGATATTGCACTCATCTGCAATGGCTGTTACAAGTCAATCTGGGAAGTCAACCATATCCTCAAGCACAACGACGAACTCCGTGACAACGTCAACGAAGTCCTTGCTGAGATTGACATGCAGTTTAAGGGTACCATTGATGTCTGGCATCTTGCAGAACTCTATTATGATGACAAGGTCTGTGGTGTCCAGAAGATCAAGGACAGTGTCACAACCCCGCTCTCCGGTGCAAAAGTTGCCGCTCACTATGGTTGTCACCTCATGAAGCCAAAGAAAGAGCGGCACTTTGGAGACACTGAAAACCCGATGTGGTTTGAAGAGCTGATTGGCGCTCTTGGAGCTGAACCAATCCAGTACCGCAACAAGATGCAGTGCTGTGGTGCCGGTGGCGGTGTCCGTGGATATGATATCGTCCATGCCCTTGACATCACCAATGAAAAACTCATCAACATTCAGGAAGCAGGTGCTGACGCAATCACAGAACTGTGTCCATTCTGTCAGCTTCAGTTTGACCGTGGTCAGATCGAGATCAAAGAGAAGTTCGGCGATGTGTACAATATTCCGGTTCTGCACTACAACGAACTCCTCGGTCTTGCCCAGGGTATGAGCCCGCAGGACCTTGCACTTGATCTGCATGCAATCGACTGCACACCATTCCTGCAGAAGGTGCTTTAA